The Streptomyces sp. V3I7 genome segment TCCTCGACCGGCGCGCCGAGCCCGTCGAGCACGCCCAGCGCCCGCTGGATCCGGGCCGTGATCTCGGGCATCGTCAACGGATCGTCGGCGTACCAGCCGGGCGAGCACGCCACCCTCAGGCCCGCCACCCCGCGGTCCAACGCCGCGGTGTACTCGGGGACTTCGGCGTCCGTGGTGCGCGCGTCGGCCGGATCCGCGCCCGCGATCACCTGGAGGGTCGCGGCCGCGTCGGCCACCGTCCAGGTCAGCGGCCCGAAGTGGTCCAGCGTCCAGGACAGGGTCTGGGCGCCGTGCCCGGACACCCGCCCGTACGTCGGCTTCAGCCCGACCGCGCCGCAGTGGAACGCCGGGCCCCGCGTGGAGCCGCTCGTGTCGGAGCCGACCGTGATGCCCACCAGTCCGGCCGCGACCGCCGCGCCCGAACCCGACGACGAGCCGCTGGGCACGTGCTCGTCGCTCCACGGGTTGCGGGCCGGCGGCACCGGCAGATCGAAGCTCGGCCCGCCGATCGCGAACTCGAACGTGGTCAGCTTGCCGAGGCCGACGGCGCCCCCCGCGCGCAGCCGGCGCTCGACCGTGCTGTCCGCGCGCGCCACATGGCCGGTGCGCAGCCGGGAGGCGCTCGTGGTGGGCACGCCCTCCGCGTCGAAGATGTCCTTGAGCGCGTACGGGATCCCGTGCAGGGGGCCGCGGTCCACGCCGGTCTCCAGCTCCCGGTCGGCGGCCGCGGCCCGCGCCAGCGCCGACTCCTCGGTGACCCGGATGAACGCGTGCAGCGCCGGGTCGAGCCGGGCGATCCGGTCGAGGGCGTGCCGGGTGAGCTCCACCGAGGTGAGCTCACCCGCCCGCAACCGCCGCCCGGCCTCCGCCGCGGACAGCTCGTGCAGCGCACGAGCCGTCCCGGATATGGGGCCGTCAGCCATCGGCCGTCTCCCGCCCTTCGCTCGTCTCTGTCCGCCCGGTCTCGACGCCGCGCAGCAGCTCGGACATGGCCCGCAGGCCCAGATAGCCCCGTACGACGCCGTCCTTGAGGTCGGCCGGTACGTCGATGCCGAGCAGCCCGGCGCGGACGTCGAACTCCGCCGCGCCCGCGGCGACTTCGTCAGACGTCATCGGCGCCCGGTTCCCGCGGACCCGCCTCGCGCTGGGCGGCGAGCCACGCCTCGACCTCGTGCGACTCCGTGGGCAGCGCCCGCGTCAGCAGCTTGGCGCCGGTGGCGGTGATCTGGACGTCGTCCTCGATCCGCACGCCGATGCCGCGCAGTTCCTCGGGCACCAGCTCGTCGTGCGGCTGGAGGTACAGGCCCGGCTCCATGGTCAGCACGTGGTTCTCGCGCAGGACACCGCCGCCGTAGTACTCCGGCCGGGAGTGCCCGCAGTCGTGGATGTCCAGGCCGAGCATGTGCCCGAACCCGTGCAGCGACCAGCGGCGGTACTCCATCGTCGACGGGTCCAGCGCCTCGTCCACGCTGCCCTTGAGCAGGCCGAGCCCGTGCAGGCCCTCGGCGAGCACCCGGCTGCACACCGCCTGGATGTCGGCGAACGCGACGCCGGGGGCCATCGCCTCGTAGCCCGCGGTCCGCGACGCGTGCACGATGTCGTACACCGCGCGCTGCGCGGGGCTGAACGTGCCGGACACCGGAAGCACGCGCGTCACGTCGGCCGTGTAGCAGTGGACGTTCTCCACGCCCATGTCCATCAGCAGGATCTGGCCCGGCTCCACGACGGCGTCGTTGCGCGACCAGTGCAGGATCGTGGAGCGGGGGCCGCCGGCCGCGATGGAGCTGTAGCCGGGCCCGTTGCCCTCCACGCGCGCACGCCACGAGAAGACGCCCTCGATGTACCGCTCAGGCGTCAGGGCGTCGGGCCGCAGCCGCCGGGCCACGTCCTCGAAGCCGCGCACCGTCGCGTCGACCGCGTCCTGGAGCTGGGCGATCTCCCACTCGTCCTTCACCAGGCGCAGCTCGGACAGCACACTCGCGAGCAGCGCGTCCCGCTCCCTGTTCTCGGGCGTGACCGGCAGCCACCCCGACTCCATCCAGCCGTCGATCCCGCGGTCGTAGCCGCGCAGGACCCGCAGCCGCGGCGAGGACGCCACCGGCGCCAGCGCCTTCGGCAGCTCCGTCAGCGGACGAGTCTCGATCTCCAGACGGACGGCCTTCTCGCCGGGCGAGTAGCACCGGCCGTGCCAGACCTCGCCGTGGATCCGGTCGAGGTACTGGGCGCCGCTCGAGGCGTCCGACCGCGGCTGCGCGTAGAGGACGGCGTCATGGCCGTCGCCCGAAGGGTGCAGCACCAGCACGGAGTCGGGATCCTGGTCGCCGGTCAGCCAGATGAAGTCGCTGCCCCCGCGGAACTCGTGGGGCGCGCCGAAGGTACGGGAGTGGATGTTCCCGGTGGGGATCACCAGGGTGTCCCCCGGGAACGCCGCCGAGAGGAGCGCCCGGCGTCGGGCGAGCTGCTTCACCTGGGGGACCGGAGTGAGGTCGACGTCCTCCTCGCGCCAGCCCGACCCCATGAGGTCCAGGAACTTCTGCGGAATGGCATCGTCGTGGGTTCCCGAGATCTCTTCCCGCCCGATGTTGCCCATGGGTGTTTCCTTTTCTACTGCCTAGTGATGTCCCCGTCGACCGGGGCTTGCGTGACGCTCCCGGGCCGGGGGCCCGTTTCGCTGAACTCCCCAGCCGAATCAGGGTAGTTCACCAGGTGAGCGCAGGTGATCAGGTCGAGATAGGCGCACCCCGTGGAGGCGAACAGGGTGCGCCGACGCGCGAGGTGGGCCGCCTCGGACGTGACGAGGGCGGCCAGTTCGATCGCGTCGGCGTGGCTCCCGCCCGC includes the following:
- a CDS encoding aminopeptidase P family protein, with translation MGNIGREEISGTHDDAIPQKFLDLMGSGWREEDVDLTPVPQVKQLARRRALLSAAFPGDTLVIPTGNIHSRTFGAPHEFRGGSDFIWLTGDQDPDSVLVLHPSGDGHDAVLYAQPRSDASSGAQYLDRIHGEVWHGRCYSPGEKAVRLEIETRPLTELPKALAPVASSPRLRVLRGYDRGIDGWMESGWLPVTPENRERDALLASVLSELRLVKDEWEIAQLQDAVDATVRGFEDVARRLRPDALTPERYIEGVFSWRARVEGNGPGYSSIAAGGPRSTILHWSRNDAVVEPGQILLMDMGVENVHCYTADVTRVLPVSGTFSPAQRAVYDIVHASRTAGYEAMAPGVAFADIQAVCSRVLAEGLHGLGLLKGSVDEALDPSTMEYRRWSLHGFGHMLGLDIHDCGHSRPEYYGGGVLRENHVLTMEPGLYLQPHDELVPEELRGIGVRIEDDVQITATGAKLLTRALPTESHEVEAWLAAQREAGPREPGADDV
- a CDS encoding amidase translates to MADGPISGTARALHELSAAEAGRRLRAGELTSVELTRHALDRIARLDPALHAFIRVTEESALARAAAADRELETGVDRGPLHGIPYALKDIFDAEGVPTTSASRLRTGHVARADSTVERRLRAGGAVGLGKLTTFEFAIGGPSFDLPVPPARNPWSDEHVPSGSSSGSGAAVAAGLVGITVGSDTSGSTRGPAFHCGAVGLKPTYGRVSGHGAQTLSWTLDHFGPLTWTVADAAATLQVIAGADPADARTTDAEVPEYTAALDRGVAGLRVACSPGWYADDPLTMPEITARIQRALGVLDGLGAPVEEVTLPPYDVFNACGRVICAAEAFATHEDDLRERPREFARYTYQRVMPGAGVSAADLLRAYDVRRWLTRRLDETVFDHCDVLVTVCGQTTAARWSDFPENWPPPKLANDMQTIPFSVTGHPALSLPVGFAADGLPIGLQIVGRRFEEATVFRVAAALEAELGERRRRPPEPDDSEGLSS